One segment of Deltaproteobacteria bacterium DNA contains the following:
- the hisI gene encoding phosphoribosyl-AMP cyclohydrolase gives MIELNFEKTGGLLPAIVQEAETGDVLMLAYMNRKAWEATLSTGKATFFSRSRQELWVKGLTSGNVQIVKEIRIDCDDDTVLLKVEQVGGAACHTGHKSCFFKQVKNGAVTVVGRPLFDPEEVYK, from the coding sequence ATGATCGAATTAAATTTTGAAAAAACCGGTGGATTGCTCCCGGCTATCGTCCAGGAAGCCGAAACCGGTGACGTCCTGATGCTGGCATACATGAACCGAAAGGCCTGGGAAGCCACGCTGTCAACGGGCAAGGCTACCTTTTTCAGCCGTAGCCGCCAGGAATTATGGGTAAAAGGTCTGACGTCCGGGAATGTCCAGATCGTCAAAGAAATTCGTATAGACTGCGACGACGACACCGTTTTGTTGAAGGTCGAGCAGGTCGGCGGGGCTGCCTGCCACACAGGACACAAGAGTTGTTTTTTCAAGCAGGTCAAAAACGGGGCAGTTACCGTTGTCGGCCGGCCGCTTTTTGACCCCGAGGAGGTCTACAAGTAA
- a CDS encoding radical SAM protein, which translates to MKKRLDRQQTKPFIIPVFIPHAGCPHRCVFCNQKAIAGDAAGTISISAVQKQIRQYLTYRKKKHRRVQISFYGGNFLGLPRETIRSLLEEACGFIAPGQAQSIRFSTRPDTISPEKLELLSHYPVRTIEIGVQSMDDRVLAESERGHSAKDTEHAVGMLKDTSYEIGLQMMVGLPSDDRASTWATARKIAAMAPDFVRIYPAVVLENSRLAQWHADGKFTPLTTEEAVQRVKKIYRLFQRLSIAVVRMGLQASEVLDAGSVLAGPYHPAFGHLVLSSIWLDRASALLAGQKTAGGSAVFRVRPENISRLRGQHNHNIQKLRQGFQLKTIAVIADEKMAEDALRIDMEDVTY; encoded by the coding sequence GTGAAAAAAAGGCTTGATCGCCAGCAAACCAAACCGTTCATTATCCCGGTGTTCATCCCGCACGCGGGATGCCCCCATCGTTGCGTCTTTTGCAACCAGAAAGCGATCGCCGGTGATGCCGCTGGAACCATTTCGATATCGGCGGTGCAAAAACAGATCCGGCAATATCTGACCTACCGGAAAAAAAAACACCGCCGCGTGCAGATTTCTTTTTATGGCGGCAACTTCCTGGGATTGCCCCGTGAAACCATCCGCTCCCTGCTCGAAGAAGCGTGCGGCTTTATCGCTCCGGGCCAGGCCCAGAGTATCCGCTTTTCCACCCGGCCCGACACCATTTCACCGGAAAAGCTGGAACTGCTCAGCCACTATCCGGTTCGCACCATTGAAATCGGGGTCCAATCCATGGATGACAGGGTGCTTGCCGAGTCGGAACGGGGCCACTCGGCCAAAGACACCGAACATGCCGTGGGTATGCTGAAAGACACGTCTTACGAAATCGGTCTGCAGATGATGGTCGGTCTCCCTAGCGACGACCGCGCGTCCACGTGGGCGACCGCCCGAAAAATTGCCGCCATGGCGCCTGATTTCGTACGTATATACCCTGCGGTAGTGCTTGAAAACAGCCGGCTGGCACAGTGGCATGCCGACGGCAAATTCACGCCCTTGACCACCGAGGAAGCCGTCCAACGCGTTAAAAAAATCTACCGGCTCTTTCAACGTCTTTCGATAGCGGTGGTGCGCATGGGACTGCAGGCTTCAGAGGTGCTGGATGCCGGGAGTGTTCTGGCCGGCCCCTACCACCCGGCCTTCGGCCATCTGGTGCTCTCCAGCATATGGCTGGACAGGGCCTCGGCATTGTTGGCAGGGCAAAAGACGGCTGGCGGCAGCGCCGTGTTCAGGGTTCGCCCGGAAAACATATCCAGGCTAAGGGGCCAGCACAACCACAATATCCAAAAATTGCGGCAGGGATTTCAATTGAAGACCATTGCCGTGATAGCGGATGAAAAAATGGCGGAAGATGCCCTTCGTATCGATATGGAAGATGTAACGTATTGA
- the fabD gene encoding ACP S-malonyltransferase, with product MKKIAFLFPGQGSQKVGMGADLYNEYSSVRELFDMAEETVRLDLSKICFQGPMDRLTATINLQPALTVVNLAVLDILLKAGVHPHITAGHSLGEYSALYTARIVSQESVFSMVMKRGELMHREAQRHNGAMAALIGLDVDQVRAILPAAREHGTVSIANHNMLQQIVITGTPRSVQAAAELASAQGARAVPLNVSGAWHSELIRGAQEDFREHVEAIAFNSPAIPLIHNVTADGIDDPAEIKETMVQQLCSPVRWYDTMNRLMKEAVEVFVEAGPGKVLSGLLRKTVPKSYPCRLYAVNDLKSLEMFIKEVL from the coding sequence ATGAAAAAAATTGCATTTCTTTTCCCGGGACAGGGGTCTCAGAAAGTCGGTATGGGGGCTGATTTATACAACGAATACAGTTCGGTAAGAGAACTGTTCGACATGGCGGAGGAAACGGTAAGGCTCGACCTTTCCAAAATCTGTTTCCAGGGTCCCATGGACCGGCTGACCGCCACGATCAACCTTCAACCGGCCCTGACGGTGGTGAACCTGGCGGTTTTGGATATCCTCCTCAAGGCCGGTGTCCACCCCCATATAACCGCCGGACACAGCCTGGGTGAATACAGCGCCCTTTATACAGCCCGGATCGTTTCACAGGAATCCGTCTTCTCGATGGTCATGAAGCGGGGCGAACTGATGCATCGCGAGGCGCAGCGCCATAACGGCGCCATGGCGGCCCTCATCGGGCTGGATGTCGATCAGGTACGAGCTATTCTGCCCGCCGCCCGGGAACATGGTACCGTTTCCATCGCCAACCACAATATGCTGCAGCAAATCGTCATTACCGGAACGCCCCGATCCGTGCAGGCAGCGGCGGAACTCGCCAGCGCACAGGGTGCGCGCGCGGTGCCCCTCAACGTCAGCGGTGCCTGGCACAGCGAGCTGATTAGAGGGGCGCAAGAAGACTTCCGTGAACACGTGGAAGCCATTGCCTTCAACAGCCCCGCCATTCCCCTTATCCACAATGTAACCGCCGATGGTATCGACGATCCTGCAGAGATAAAGGAAACCATGGTTCAACAGCTGTGCAGCCCGGTGCGGTGGTACGACACCATGAACAGATTGATGAAAGAAGCGGTGGAGGTCTTCGTGGAGGCAGGCCCGGGGAAGGTGCTCAGCGGCCTTTTGCGCAAAACCGTACCCAAAAGCTACCCCTGCCGGCTGTACGCTGTAAACGATTTGAAATCATTGGAAATGTTTATAAAAGAGGTGTTATAG
- the ccsB gene encoding c-type cytochrome biogenesis protein CcsB, which translates to MNSWLLLTIILYFFSTAGYLAFLFRQKERLNKIGFYLLLAGLLMHTVSIVYASMAIGQLPVKSLGATLSIAGWAVAALFILFQLKYNLKILGVYAAPLCALITAASAFVSTKPAQADSILGSYWIVFHIITVFLGDAAFALACGLGIIYLIQERSIKDKRHGFFFKRLPSLELIDASGYTCIVIGFTLLTVGLFSGFIYAKAVWGRFWSWDPKEVWSGVTWLLYAALLHGRVSLGWRGRKAAFMAVIGFIVLMFTFFGVNFLLKGHHGPFTQM; encoded by the coding sequence ATGAATAGCTGGCTTTTATTAACGATCATTCTCTATTTTTTCAGTACCGCGGGTTATCTGGCATTTCTGTTTCGCCAGAAGGAGCGCCTGAACAAGATAGGCTTCTACCTGTTGCTTGCCGGTTTACTGATGCACACGGTTTCCATTGTGTACGCGTCCATGGCCATTGGCCAACTCCCGGTTAAAAGCCTCGGTGCCACCCTGTCCATTGCCGGCTGGGCGGTTGCCGCTCTTTTCATCCTGTTCCAGCTCAAATACAACCTGAAGATCCTCGGCGTCTATGCGGCTCCGCTCTGCGCTTTGATTACGGCGGCGTCCGCCTTTGTTTCCACGAAACCGGCTCAGGCCGATAGCATTCTAGGCAGTTACTGGATTGTTTTTCATATAATTACCGTTTTTCTGGGCGACGCCGCGTTTGCGCTGGCATGCGGTCTCGGCATCATCTACCTTATCCAGGAACGCTCCATTAAAGACAAACGACACGGCTTTTTCTTCAAACGGCTACCGTCACTGGAATTGATCGACGCCTCGGGCTATACCTGTATCGTCATCGGATTCACCTTGCTGACCGTCGGCCTGTTCAGTGGGTTTATCTACGCGAAAGCGGTTTGGGGCCGGTTCTGGAGCTGGGATCCCAAGGAAGTCTGGTCCGGCGTCACCTGGCTCCTGTATGCCGCCCTTTTGCACGGTCGTGTCAGTCTTGGTTGGCGGGGACGCAAAGCCGCTTTTATGGCCGTCATCGGTTTCATCGTCCTCATGTTCACTTTTTTTGGTGTTAATTTTCTGCTCAAGGGACACCACGGACCTTTTACACAAATGTAG
- a CDS encoding DHH family phosphoesterase, producing the protein MKLTVKEKLNRFYEQFSGEDRVLILISADPDAIASAMAVKRLLWRRVQAVTICNINTIDRPDNIALVERLGVKLVYKDDMECDRYTKTILVDSQPGHNDYFQKYQFDVVIDHHPDTNCQATFRDIRPKYGATATILTAYLRAAKIKPSTKLATALILGIKTDTSNFELQTIFEDVRAFQYLFRHANKHLIRTIEQSDLKPEYLKYYKKAVDIKRMRKSRVYVSLGPVINPDICVLIADFFLRVNSIKWSIVCGFHQRKMIIIFRNDGIRKNAGKVAEAGFGDFGSAGGRKSMARAEIPLSELKPRVDYKDDKKLILWMINRVEKRVKTSDAEKSS; encoded by the coding sequence ATGAAATTGACCGTTAAAGAAAAGCTGAATCGATTCTACGAACAATTCTCCGGTGAAGATCGCGTGCTGATCCTGATCAGTGCGGATCCGGACGCCATTGCCAGCGCCATGGCGGTTAAACGCCTGTTGTGGCGTCGGGTTCAGGCGGTGACCATCTGCAACATCAACACCATCGACAGACCCGACAACATCGCCCTGGTGGAACGCCTGGGGGTGAAGCTGGTCTACAAAGATGACATGGAATGCGACCGATACACCAAAACGATTCTGGTCGATTCCCAACCCGGCCACAATGATTATTTCCAAAAATACCAATTTGATGTGGTCATCGACCACCACCCCGACACCAATTGCCAAGCGACCTTCCGAGATATTCGCCCCAAGTATGGTGCCACCGCCACCATTCTCACCGCTTACCTGCGGGCCGCAAAAATCAAGCCGTCGACAAAACTGGCCACGGCGCTTATCCTGGGCATCAAGACCGACACGAGCAATTTCGAACTGCAAACCATCTTCGAAGATGTGCGCGCCTTTCAATACCTGTTCAGGCATGCCAACAAGCATCTTATTCGCACGATCGAGCAGTCCGACCTCAAACCCGAATACCTGAAATATTATAAAAAAGCCGTCGATATCAAGCGAATGCGAAAAAGTCGGGTCTATGTTTCTCTTGGACCGGTGATCAATCCGGACATCTGCGTGTTGATCGCCGATTTTTTCCTGCGCGTCAATTCCATCAAGTGGAGCATCGTCTGCGGATTTCACCAGCGTAAGATGATCATCATCTTTCGCAACGACGGCATCAGGAAGAATGCCGGCAAAGTTGCAGAAGCAGGGTTCGGCGACTTCGGCTCGGCCGGTGGCCGCAAGAGCATGGCACGTGCGGAGATCCCCTTGTCCGAGTTGAAGCCGAGAGTGGACTACAAGGACGACAAGAAACTAATCCTCTGGATGATCAACCGTGTTGAAAAAAGGGTCAAAACGTCAGACGCGGAGAAAAGCAGTTGA
- the hemA gene encoding glutamyl-tRNA reductase: MQDIVLIGLNHNTAPVELRECIAFPEGEIQVALARLADIPVIEEVMLISTCNRMEILLISKNRQEAVQKSKQFLSCFKALPIRQFDDALYVLEGEDAVRHVFRVASSLDSMVLGEPQILGQIKSAYLAATQSKTSGVILNRLLHRTFFVAKRVRSETGIGDNAVSISYAAIELGRKIFDSLKDKKVLLVGAGEMAELAVDHLIRHKATDIFVANRTFERGVHLAKKFNGRPLRFEEIPAMLRTVDIIISSTGSSDFIIRRKQVKEAMKKRRNSPLFFIDIAVPRDIDPEINRLDNAYVYDIDDLKGVIEENLEDRKKEAGKAERIIDEAVIRFREWYLNLDVVPTIVALRGKMESIALTELEKTLQSLGHLTDADRDAMLRMTQAMIKKIMHHPTQLLKSDSPHINKASYLDFARRLFKLDE; encoded by the coding sequence ATGCAAGATATCGTCTTAATCGGATTGAATCACAACACCGCCCCGGTGGAACTCAGGGAATGCATCGCATTTCCGGAAGGGGAAATACAGGTGGCCCTGGCCCGCCTTGCCGATATACCGGTTATCGAGGAAGTTATGCTGATCTCCACCTGCAACCGCATGGAAATATTGTTGATCAGCAAGAATCGACAGGAAGCCGTTCAGAAAAGCAAACAGTTCCTTTCTTGCTTCAAAGCGCTTCCCATCCGGCAGTTCGATGATGCCCTCTATGTCCTGGAGGGGGAAGACGCCGTACGGCATGTTTTCCGGGTCGCATCGAGTCTGGATTCCATGGTCCTGGGGGAGCCTCAAATTTTGGGTCAAATCAAATCCGCCTATCTGGCAGCGACCCAATCCAAAACCTCCGGCGTCATCCTCAACCGGCTGCTGCACCGAACCTTTTTTGTGGCCAAACGCGTTCGCAGCGAAACAGGCATCGGCGACAACGCCGTCTCAATCAGTTATGCCGCCATCGAACTGGGTCGCAAAATATTCGACAGCCTGAAGGATAAAAAGGTCCTGCTGGTCGGCGCCGGAGAGATGGCAGAACTGGCGGTCGACCATCTGATCCGGCACAAGGCCACCGATATTTTCGTCGCCAACCGCACCTTCGAGCGGGGCGTTCATCTGGCGAAGAAATTCAACGGCCGGCCCCTGCGCTTCGAAGAAATACCGGCAATGCTGCGCACGGTGGATATTATCATCAGTTCGACCGGGTCCTCCGATTTCATCATCCGAAGAAAACAGGTCAAGGAGGCCATGAAAAAGCGGCGCAACAGCCCCCTGTTTTTCATAGACATTGCGGTTCCCCGCGATATCGATCCGGAAATTAACCGGCTGGACAATGCGTATGTATACGATATCGACGATCTTAAAGGCGTCATCGAAGAAAATCTGGAAGACCGCAAAAAGGAAGCCGGAAAGGCGGAGCGTATCATCGACGAAGCTGTCATCCGCTTCCGCGAGTGGTACTTAAATTTGGACGTCGTTCCGACCATTGTCGCCCTGCGCGGTAAAATGGAAAGCATCGCCCTAACGGAGCTGGAAAAAACGCTGCAATCGCTCGGCCACCTGACCGATGCGGACCGTGACGCCATGCTGCGCATGACCCAGGCCATGATCAAAAAAATCATGCACCATCCCACGCAGCTATTGAAAAGCGACAGCCCGCACATCAACAAGGCCTCCTATCTCGATTTCGCGAGACGCCTTTTCAAACTGGACGAATAA
- a CDS encoding PBP1A family penicillin-binding protein, producing the protein MSEKKNEKNSRKKVTKKPRGLFFRMFRWTLVFSLVMLLGLAAVGYGVYRYLGDDLPKISSLSAYRPSIITAIYSDDNRKIGEFYKERRLVVPLSDIPRMLKEAFIAAEDARFYKHKGVDIVSIVRAFLKNLEAGTIVQGGSTITQQVTKSFLLTPERSYRRKIREAILAYRIDKTFTKAEILYLYLNQIYLGHGAYGVEAAAENYFGKAVKDLNLAECAILAGLPQAPSRYSPFHYPERAKQRQIYVLNRMVAEGFITNMQATEAINTELDIKPRRNWYIEKVPIYTEHVRRYIEQKYGPEMLYREGLQVHTAVNIEMQKAARVEVEKGLHALDQRQGYRGPLRRLKKEELEAFSKELEDTLLEHPLEAGTVTEGVVIRVDDKKGEVLVRLGREQGVIRVDTMSWARKPNPDVAFYRVKVRHPSRVLEVRDVILVKAVEKDEESGLWELLLEQKPLVEAALLCIEGETGHVKVMIGGRDFHESQFNRAVQSRRQPGSAFKPVIYAAALDKGYTPATMIIDSPIVFKDEQMDFTWKPKNYGKKFYGPTLFREALAKSRNVVTIKILQDIGIDYCLDYARRLGITSPLSDNLSIALGSSGVSLLELVNAYSVFANQGYLVQPVFITKIVDRDGNVLEEAATVREKVLDKSTAYIMTNLLEGVVQHGTGHRVKALKRPVAGKTGTTNDLFDAWFMGYTPRYTTGVWVGFDEEASLGKSETGSRAASPIWLGFMKTILKDKPIKVFPVPEGVVFAKIDAETGLLPIPESKKTIFECFKEGTVPTEYTPKPDTVTEASDFYKLDM; encoded by the coding sequence ATGTCCGAAAAAAAAAACGAAAAAAATTCCCGAAAAAAAGTGACAAAAAAACCCAGGGGGTTGTTCTTCAGAATGTTCCGCTGGACGCTGGTTTTTTCCCTGGTGATGCTGTTGGGCCTGGCGGCCGTCGGTTACGGCGTTTACCGTTACCTGGGTGACGACCTGCCTAAAATTTCCTCCCTTTCCGCCTATCGTCCGTCGATCATAACGGCGATCTATTCCGACGACAACCGCAAGATCGGTGAATTTTACAAGGAGCGCCGCCTTGTGGTGCCGTTGTCCGATATCCCGCGTATGTTGAAAGAGGCGTTTATAGCGGCGGAAGACGCCCGCTTTTACAAGCACAAGGGGGTCGATATCGTCAGCATTGTCCGGGCGTTTTTAAAAAATCTCGAGGCGGGTACCATTGTGCAGGGCGGCAGCACCATCACCCAACAGGTAACCAAATCTTTCCTCCTGACACCGGAAAGAAGCTACCGGCGTAAAATAAGGGAGGCGATCCTGGCCTACCGCATTGACAAGACCTTCACCAAGGCGGAAATTCTCTATCTGTATCTGAATCAGATTTATCTGGGGCATGGGGCCTACGGGGTGGAGGCGGCTGCGGAGAATTATTTTGGAAAAGCCGTCAAGGATCTGAATCTGGCCGAATGCGCCATATTGGCCGGGTTGCCGCAGGCACCCAGCCGCTACTCGCCCTTCCATTATCCGGAGCGGGCCAAGCAACGGCAAATATATGTTTTAAACCGCATGGTCGCCGAGGGCTTCATTACCAATATGCAGGCAACCGAAGCCATCAATACGGAACTGGATATCAAACCGCGACGGAACTGGTATATTGAAAAGGTCCCCATCTACACGGAGCACGTGCGCCGCTACATCGAGCAAAAGTACGGTCCTGAAATGCTGTACCGGGAAGGGCTTCAAGTTCACACTGCCGTGAACATTGAAATGCAGAAGGCCGCACGCGTCGAAGTGGAAAAAGGGTTGCATGCCCTCGATCAACGTCAGGGGTATCGGGGGCCGCTCAGGCGATTGAAAAAAGAGGAGCTGGAGGCATTTTCCAAGGAACTGGAAGACACGCTGCTGGAGCACCCGCTGGAAGCCGGGACGGTTACCGAAGGGGTCGTCATCAGGGTGGACGACAAGAAAGGTGAAGTGCTTGTCCGCCTGGGCAGGGAGCAGGGGGTGATCAGGGTCGACACCATGAGCTGGGCCAGAAAACCGAACCCCGATGTCGCTTTTTATCGTGTCAAGGTCAGACACCCGAGCCGGGTGTTGGAGGTCAGGGATGTCATTCTCGTCAAGGCGGTTGAAAAGGATGAAGAATCAGGTCTTTGGGAGCTGTTGCTGGAGCAGAAGCCATTGGTGGAAGCCGCTCTCCTTTGCATAGAGGGAGAAACCGGCCACGTAAAAGTGATGATCGGGGGGCGGGATTTTCATGAAAGCCAGTTCAACCGTGCCGTGCAGTCGCGCCGGCAGCCCGGATCGGCTTTCAAACCGGTCATATACGCCGCCGCCCTGGACAAGGGGTATACGCCGGCGACAATGATTATCGATTCGCCCATTGTTTTTAAAGATGAACAGATGGATTTTACCTGGAAACCCAAGAACTACGGTAAAAAATTTTACGGGCCGACCCTGTTTCGCGAGGCGCTTGCCAAATCGAGGAACGTGGTCACCATTAAGATTCTGCAGGACATCGGCATCGACTATTGCCTCGATTATGCCCGGCGCCTGGGGATCACATCCCCGCTGAGCGACAACCTTTCCATTGCATTGGGATCGTCGGGGGTTTCCCTGCTTGAACTGGTCAATGCCTATTCGGTGTTCGCCAACCAGGGATACCTGGTGCAGCCGGTTTTCATAACCAAAATTGTCGACCGCGACGGCAACGTGCTGGAGGAGGCGGCCACGGTACGGGAAAAGGTCCTGGACAAAAGCACGGCCTACATCATGACCAATTTGCTGGAAGGCGTTGTTCAACACGGGACCGGACACCGGGTAAAGGCGCTAAAGCGGCCGGTGGCCGGCAAGACCGGAACGACCAACGACCTTTTCGACGCCTGGTTCATGGGCTATACGCCCCGTTACACGACAGGGGTATGGGTCGGCTTCGACGAGGAGGCTTCCCTGGGCAAGTCCGAGACCGGGTCGCGTGCCGCCAGCCCCATCTGGCTCGGGTTTATGAAGACCATCCTGAAAGATAAGCCGATCAAGGTTTTTCCGGTTCCCGAAGGGGTCGTTTTTGCCAAGATCGATGCCGAAACCGGTCTTTTGCCCATACCCGAATCAAAAAAGACCATATTCGAATGCTTCAAGGAGGGGACCGTTCCCACGGAATACACCCCAAAACCGGACACCGTAACGGAAGCATCGGATTTCTACAAGCTGGACATGTAA
- a CDS encoding bifunctional precorrin-2 dehydrogenase/sirohydrochlorin ferrochelatase, translated as MKYYPVFLDIHDRNCLVVGGGSVGTRKALSLVESGANVTVVSPAATDKLESMAGQGRLTLKKRAYRSSDLEGMFMVFGATDREPLNRQINRDAESRNLMCNIADRPDVCNFILPATVKRGDLVIAISTSGASPAFAKKLRLDLEKQFGEEYATFLKLMDGIRSRLLKEKHAPEEHKPVFNQIIRSGIVDHLREGKKEAIDRLLQDILGDGFTVDNLMGIDHE; from the coding sequence TTGAAATACTATCCCGTTTTTTTGGACATACATGACAGAAACTGCCTGGTGGTCGGCGGCGGATCCGTTGGAACACGCAAAGCCCTGTCGCTGGTGGAAAGCGGCGCCAACGTAACGGTGGTCAGCCCGGCGGCAACGGACAAACTGGAATCGATGGCCGGCCAGGGCCGCCTTACCCTGAAAAAGAGAGCCTATCGCTCCTCCGATCTCGAGGGCATGTTCATGGTGTTCGGCGCCACCGACCGGGAGCCATTGAACCGACAAATCAACCGGGATGCCGAAAGCCGGAACCTGATGTGCAACATTGCCGACAGACCGGACGTCTGTAACTTTATCCTTCCCGCCACCGTAAAACGCGGTGATCTCGTCATCGCCATATCAACGTCCGGCGCGAGCCCGGCTTTTGCGAAAAAGCTGCGCCTGGACCTAGAGAAGCAGTTCGGTGAGGAGTATGCAACCTTTTTGAAACTCATGGACGGCATTAGATCGCGGTTGCTCAAAGAAAAGCATGCGCCCGAGGAACACAAACCGGTTTTCAATCAAATCATCCGAAGCGGCATTGTCGATCATTTACGGGAGGGTAAAAAGGAAGCGATTGACAGGCTTCTTCAAGATATCCTCGGAGATGGCTTTACCGTTGACAACCTGATGGGCATTGACCATGAATAG
- the dksA gene encoding RNA polymerase-binding protein DksA — protein MNKKDTEYFKDLLTNRLEDLLNQADDTVSGMTTPKENFPDPTDRASLESDRNFMLRIRDRESKLIKKIKKALARIENGTFGICEKCGEDISKERLKARPVTTQCIDCKTKEEAFEKALGL, from the coding sequence ATGAATAAAAAAGATACCGAATACTTCAAGGACTTGCTGACCAACCGCCTGGAAGACCTGTTGAATCAGGCTGACGATACCGTTTCCGGCATGACCACGCCGAAAGAAAACTTTCCCGACCCGACGGATCGCGCCTCACTCGAATCCGATCGGAATTTCATGCTCCGGATACGGGACAGGGAAAGCAAACTGATTAAAAAAATAAAAAAAGCGCTCGCCCGTATCGAAAACGGCACCTTCGGCATTTGCGAAAAGTGTGGTGAAGACATCTCTAAAGAGCGACTGAAAGCCCGTCCGGTCACCACTCAGTGTATTGACTGCAAAACCAAAGAAGAAGCTTTCGAAAAAGCCCTTGGATTATAG
- the rnc gene encoding ribonuclease III, with protein sequence MDYSEQAGIDLHIHSTASDGTLSPPEIVSMAADLGLGAIAITDHDTIAGSREALNLDIPDTLQFVTGVEISATPLIEGSKDSSYHILGYFIDLEDSTLNNLLKKLQGARSQRNPKIIKKLKALGFDLTLKAVRSLAGNGQVGRPHIAQAMLNMGYVASIDDAFDTYLSKGKPAYVDKFRIDCSEAIQTIVGAGGIPVLAHPGLLQLNRDEDLHGLVASLKEMGLVGLEVLYPQHTKKQVGGYMALAEDLGLLITGGTDFHGALHPNIAMGKGGGSLFVPYRLYETMCRRHTEISAGRKAEKALGYTFQDPDLLLEALSHSSFVNEHIDPDRRDNERFEFLGDAVLNLIVGDLLMQHDPALREGDLTRIRAAMVNEQQLADLARSIALGDHILLGRGESKTGGKNKSSILADTLEAIIASIYLDGGFPSAFRFVKKHFAPLIQPLVNTINAQDYKSELQEFVQSRHDPVPVYTQYDASGPDHDKIFRFHLEACNIRTRGIGKTKKAAEQDAARIALQILRRGAREKKA encoded by the coding sequence TTGGATTATAGCGAACAGGCCGGGATAGACCTTCACATACATTCCACAGCTTCCGATGGTACGTTATCGCCGCCGGAAATTGTGTCGATGGCCGCGGACCTCGGTCTGGGCGCTATTGCCATCACCGACCACGACACCATTGCCGGCTCCCGGGAAGCATTGAATCTCGACATCCCCGATACCCTTCAATTTGTAACCGGTGTTGAAATCAGCGCGACCCCCCTCATAGAGGGGAGCAAAGACAGCAGCTACCACATTTTAGGGTATTTCATCGACCTTGAAGATTCGACCCTGAACAACCTGCTAAAAAAACTCCAGGGTGCCCGCAGCCAAAGAAATCCTAAAATCATAAAAAAACTGAAGGCCCTGGGGTTTGACCTCACCCTCAAAGCGGTGCGGTCGCTTGCCGGAAACGGCCAAGTCGGCAGGCCCCACATTGCCCAGGCCATGCTGAACATGGGATACGTCGCATCCATCGACGACGCCTTCGACACCTATCTGAGCAAGGGAAAACCGGCATATGTGGACAAGTTCCGCATCGATTGCAGTGAAGCAATTCAGACGATCGTCGGTGCCGGCGGCATTCCTGTCCTGGCCCACCCGGGGTTGTTGCAGTTAAACCGTGACGAAGACCTGCATGGCCTGGTTGCGTCCCTTAAGGAGATGGGCCTGGTGGGCCTCGAAGTTCTATATCCCCAACATACCAAAAAACAGGTAGGCGGCTACATGGCCCTGGCCGAAGATCTGGGCCTGCTTATCACCGGCGGCACGGATTTCCACGGCGCTCTGCATCCGAACATCGCCATGGGAAAAGGCGGCGGGTCCCTGTTTGTTCCTTACAGGCTTTATGAAACCATGTGCCGCCGGCATACCGAAATTTCCGCCGGACGCAAGGCGGAGAAGGCCCTGGGATACACGTTTCAAGACCCGGACCTCCTGCTGGAAGCCTTGAGCCACAGTTCCTTCGTCAATGAACATATCGACCCTGACCGACGTGACAATGAACGATTCGAATTTTTAGGAGACGCCGTACTGAATCTGATCGTGGGCGACCTTTTGATGCAGCATGACCCGGCGTTGAGGGAGGGCGACCTCACCCGCATACGCGCCGCTATGGTAAACGAGCAGCAACTGGCCGATTTGGCCAGGTCCATTGCTCTCGGCGATCATATTCTGCTTGGCAGAGGCGAATCCAAAACCGGCGGGAAAAACAAAAGCTCGATCCTGGCGGACACGCTGGAAGCCATCATCGCCTCCATCTATCTGGATGGTGGCTTTCCGTCTGCTTTTCGATTCGTTAAAAAACATTTCGCGCCCCTGATTCAACCGCTGGTCAACACTATCAACGCGCAGGATTATAAAAGCGAACTTCAGGAGTTTGTCCAATCCCGTCACGACCCGGTTCCGGTTTATACCCAGTATGACGCGAGCGGTCCGGATCACGATAAGATTTTCCGCTTTCACCTTGAAGCCTGCAACATTCGCACCAGGGGTATCGGCAAAACCAAAAAAGCGGCCGAGCAGGATGCCGCTAGAATCGCACTCCAAATTCTACGTCGCGGCGCTCGTGAAAAAAAGGCTTGA